A section of the Acidimicrobiia bacterium genome encodes:
- a CDS encoding helicase-related protein, whose product MSKAKPEFATNRSDEMVADALRSHLGYLLETWAKPFEVAVATAYFNSGGFGLIANELERVGEVRLLLGAEPDAREWRIRNLDPKTPPQRAERARLRNALVGHEREIEQDRDLLGFEIEADAGAKRLIEWLRSGRVEVRRFEEGFLHGKAFLVTTDDEGVVAGSSNFTYAGLAKNLELNLGHYQPHVVKQVREWYEELWKDAVPFDLAEIYDARFEPHNPYLIYLRMLYERYGREIEDEARDAGTGIHLTEFQRDGVWRARRILDRYTGVLVADGVGLGKSFIAGELIREAVIDRRQRVLLVAPAALRDGMWRKFLLTHQLGVEIKSYEELSEDPRLNPQGAGSGLAFGLNDYAMVVIDESHAYRNPETLRAEVLRKLLGGTPPKELVLLTATPVNNSLWDLYYLLNYFVKNDAAFADTGIRSLRDHFAQAMAEDPDDLTPDRLFDVLDAVAVRRTRHFVKRYYPNDSITLDGIQVQITFPKPVVHKVTYNLDDVLPGFFERFAHALDCDEPDCGRDDHASVQGEPVLHLARYSPTRFLRNLDDLLDADTEQGVEVRRRRSSEIPLGGLLRSGLLKRFESSAHAFAKTCRRMAGSHDGFLDLLGVGKVATGEALAEWLKADTDELDAYLEEHGDLDDADLYDTDTLRAAVKADRKLLLDFAGQAETVTWDRDPKLTALVEEMREILTQAEDEKIGEEDARNRRKVLVFSYFADTARWITDYLEDVFATEPDLTPYRDRLAQITGSAGDRSEVLFGFAPVSSEAPEGLNQDRFDVLVSTDVLAEGVNLQQARHIINFDLPWNPMRMVQRHGRIDRIGSLHDRVYVRCFFPDQQLDGLLGLEERLHNKITQAARTIGVEGEVLPGSETSDRVFAETREEIERLRREETTLFETGGEGGHAYSGEEYRQELRQGLADPDTARLIKALPWGSGSGMVRAGASPGFVFCARVGDHPEPLYRYVEMTDTGETDIVADTLTCLAHAHAGVDSDRVLSDDTHRTAYDAWAAARQHILDEWTLATDPANLQPSVPKTMRDAAQLIRDYPPAGLTQDEVDRLVDTLEAPYGNRIQRVIRAAMRSSEDPRQAAVAIAQAVEEQGLEPAPPVEPLPVIIADDIHLVCWQAIVPSETTGEPPGNDRRL is encoded by the coding sequence ATGAGCAAAGCAAAGCCCGAGTTCGCGACCAACCGTTCGGATGAGATGGTGGCCGATGCGCTGCGTAGTCATCTCGGCTACTTGCTGGAGACGTGGGCGAAACCGTTCGAGGTGGCGGTCGCAACTGCCTACTTCAACTCGGGTGGATTCGGTCTGATTGCCAACGAGTTGGAGAGGGTCGGTGAAGTGCGGTTGTTGTTGGGGGCGGAGCCGGATGCGCGTGAGTGGCGTATCCGCAACCTGGACCCGAAGACCCCCCCGCAACGAGCGGAGCGGGCTCGTCTCCGCAACGCTCTGGTTGGTCATGAGCGGGAGATCGAACAGGACCGGGATCTGCTCGGGTTTGAGATCGAAGCGGATGCTGGCGCAAAAAGGCTGATCGAGTGGTTGCGTTCGGGCCGGGTCGAGGTGCGCCGTTTCGAGGAGGGCTTCCTGCACGGGAAGGCGTTCCTGGTCACCACCGATGATGAGGGTGTTGTGGCCGGATCATCGAACTTCACTTACGCCGGGTTGGCCAAGAACCTCGAGTTGAACTTGGGCCACTATCAGCCGCACGTGGTCAAGCAGGTGCGGGAGTGGTACGAGGAGCTGTGGAAGGATGCAGTCCCGTTCGACCTCGCCGAAATCTATGACGCCCGGTTCGAACCCCACAACCCTTACCTGATCTATTTGCGGATGCTGTACGAGCGGTACGGTCGGGAGATCGAGGACGAGGCCCGCGACGCCGGCACGGGTATCCATCTGACAGAGTTCCAGCGGGACGGTGTGTGGCGTGCCCGGCGGATCCTCGACCGGTACACCGGGGTGCTGGTCGCCGACGGAGTCGGGTTGGGCAAATCGTTCATCGCCGGGGAGCTGATCCGAGAAGCGGTGATCGATCGCAGGCAGCGGGTGCTGTTGGTGGCGCCGGCGGCGCTACGGGACGGGATGTGGAGGAAGTTCCTGCTCACCCACCAGCTCGGAGTGGAGATCAAGTCCTATGAAGAACTCTCCGAGGACCCAAGACTCAATCCCCAAGGTGCCGGGTCAGGCTTGGCTTTCGGCTTAAACGACTATGCGATGGTCGTGATCGACGAATCGCACGCCTACCGCAACCCGGAAACGCTCCGTGCCGAGGTGCTGCGGAAACTGTTGGGGGGAACCCCACCCAAGGAGCTGGTCCTGTTGACAGCCACCCCGGTGAACAACAGCCTGTGGGACCTTTACTACCTGCTCAACTACTTCGTGAAGAACGACGCAGCGTTCGCCGACACGGGGATCCGGAGCCTTCGAGACCATTTCGCTCAGGCGATGGCGGAAGACCCCGACGACCTGACCCCCGACCGGCTGTTCGATGTCCTGGACGCGGTGGCAGTGCGCCGGACCCGCCACTTCGTGAAGCGCTACTACCCGAACGACTCCATCACCCTCGACGGCATCCAGGTGCAGATCACGTTCCCGAAACCGGTCGTGCACAAGGTGACCTATAACCTCGATGACGTGCTGCCGGGGTTCTTCGAAAGGTTCGCTCATGCTCTCGACTGTGATGAACCCGATTGTGGCCGCGACGATCACGCCTCGGTGCAGGGTGAACCGGTCCTGCATCTCGCCCGGTACAGCCCGACCCGTTTCTTGCGGAACCTCGATGATCTCCTTGATGCCGATACCGAGCAAGGTGTCGAGGTGCGGCGCAGGCGGTCCTCTGAAATCCCACTTGGTGGTCTGCTGCGGTCAGGGCTGTTGAAACGGTTCGAGTCGTCCGCTCACGCTTTCGCCAAGACTTGCCGCCGGATGGCCGGAAGCCACGATGGTTTCTTGGATCTTCTCGGCGTCGGGAAGGTAGCGACCGGGGAAGCGTTAGCCGAATGGCTGAAGGCCGACACCGACGAACTGGACGCATACCTAGAGGAACATGGCGACCTCGACGACGCTGATCTCTACGACACCGATACTCTCCGCGCTGCCGTCAAGGCTGACCGGAAGTTACTGCTCGACTTCGCCGGCCAGGCGGAGACGGTCACCTGGGACCGGGACCCGAAACTCACCGCTTTGGTCGAGGAGATGCGGGAGATCCTCACCCAGGCAGAGGATGAAAAGATCGGCGAGGAGGATGCACGCAACCGGCGAAAGGTGCTGGTGTTCTCCTATTTCGCTGATACCGCCAGGTGGATCACCGACTACCTCGAGGACGTCTTCGCCACCGAACCCGACCTGACACCTTACAGGGATCGACTGGCGCAGATCACCGGTTCCGCGGGCGATAGGAGCGAGGTGCTGTTTGGGTTCGCCCCAGTGTCCAGCGAAGCACCGGAGGGCTTGAACCAGGACCGTTTCGACGTCCTAGTCTCCACCGATGTGCTCGCCGAGGGCGTCAACCTGCAGCAAGCCCGCCACATCATCAACTTCGACCTGCCCTGGAACCCGATGCGGATGGTGCAGCGCCACGGGCGGATCGACCGGATCGGCTCCCTCCATGACCGGGTGTACGTCCGCTGTTTCTTCCCCGACCAGCAGTTGGACGGGCTCCTGGGTTTGGAGGAGCGACTGCACAACAAGATCACCCAAGCGGCACGCACCATTGGGGTCGAGGGCGAGGTGCTGCCCGGTTCGGAGACAAGCGACCGGGTCTTTGCCGAGACCCGCGAGGAGATCGAACGGCTTCGCCGGGAGGAAACCACCCTGTTCGAAACTGGAGGTGAGGGTGGACACGCCTACTCGGGCGAGGAGTACCGTCAGGAACTCCGCCAGGGACTAGCTGACCCCGACACTGCCCGGCTGATCAAGGCTCTCCCGTGGGGGTCCGGCAGCGGCATGGTCCGGGCCGGCGCCAGCCCAGGGTTCGTGTTCTGTGCCCGGGTCGGCGACCACCCCGAACCTCTCTACCGGTACGTCGAAATGACAGACACCGGCGAAACGGACATTGTCGCCGACACGCTCACCTGTCTCGCCCATGCCCACGCCGGCGTCGACAGCGACAGAGTGCTCAGCGACGACACCCACCGGACCGCCTACGATGCTTGGGCGGCCGCCCGACAGCACATCCTCGACGAATGGACGCTTGCGACCGACCCGGCCAACCTGCAACCGTCCGTCCCGAAAACAATGCGGGACGCCGCCCAGCTGATTCGCGACTACCCGCCGGCTGGACTCACCCAAGACGAGGTTGACCGGCTGGTTGATACCCTGGAGGCGCCGTACGGGAATCGCATCCAGCGGGTGATCCGGGCGGCGATGCGCTCATCCGAGGATCCCCGCCAAGCAGCGGTAGCCATCGCACAAGCGGTAGAGGAGCAGGGTCTCGAACCGGCCCCACCAGTGGAGCCGCTCCCGGTGATCATCGCCGATGACATCCACCTGGTCTGCTGGCAAGCGATCGTCCCCTCGGAGACCACCGGAGAACCTCCAGGTAACGATCGTCGGTTATGA
- the mobF gene encoding MobF family relaxase encodes MLSLAKARKDYYLRKTSEISPREDYYLRGGNATGRWHGTGAAEQGLTGTVSAEGLVRLFDGQHPATGEQLGRQLRKDGVAAWDLTFSADKSVSLLWAFGDDEVRRHVVEAFEEATAEAVAYLESVASSTRGASRVPVTDRGGKPILDHDGTTRFRVETWPIRTTGYLAAWFTEFTSRSDDPQLHTHVVVGNRVEGVDGVWRAIDGRLLYRHQLDAGYLHEAELRSRLSERLGVRWQPVRNGMADIEGFTRDQITAFSQRRQEIEEWRDSHGFADTPAANETATLATRTPKQEHPVDALMPSWLDRGADVGLTPASVAAFLEQGREVEMPEPEPVFDRMASAEGLTAQASTFGRADVIAAAAEALPEGGRRAQIEGLADTFLHRAEVIPILPSHLATDPLGDLSINLEPAELDRLLELVNSANAPIMRRANGDTFPGLVNERRYTTAELLTIEQRIIDRAQNGIAAQRWIVPEARVDAVLATQQNLTDGQRAMVRQFANSGNAIDIGVGAAGTGKTTVMATIEELATETGTPVIGTALAARAAAGFETATGIPSATITRFLWETKASGGLPTGAIVVVDEAGMVGSRHLAEVSDLVESASGKLILIGDHRQLAEIDAGGLFAALTARLPAIELTENVRQDQEWERTALAELRHGSISRAVAMYDRRGLINVAATPDDPITQAVAAWHRDVQDTGGPAQVLLIGHRNTTVDQLNQQARARIAESGLLHGPTVNAGDRQFQTGDRAVCLKNRPKLGVLNGDLATVTGIDTERRTITLRLDRNDKIVTVPHWYIDEGNLDWGYALTGHKAQGATARRAHTVAGDGVDREWIYVTMSRGREANTLYLTDPDLNESECTHLTHQHPERLPTLITALGRTATEPAASDTGRGPRTLTDRQLNERVAALEVQLDSRRVTESVEGRDELLAEYIALHQETRARHRDRLDAIAYEPPGWIVDVIGERPADPDRRAAWERIVDRVVYIRTHLDVPDDARNLLGPQPPSWDVVRRASWMVARRSIEEDVRELNGSNSRGLDAIAR; translated from the coding sequence ATGCTGAGTCTCGCCAAGGCCCGCAAGGACTACTACCTTCGCAAGACGAGCGAGATCTCGCCCCGCGAGGACTACTACCTGCGAGGCGGAAATGCCACCGGTCGCTGGCACGGCACCGGCGCCGCCGAACAAGGCCTGACGGGAACCGTGTCGGCCGAGGGCCTGGTCCGACTGTTCGACGGTCAGCACCCCGCGACGGGGGAGCAGCTCGGGCGGCAGCTTCGCAAGGACGGGGTCGCGGCGTGGGATCTGACGTTCTCGGCGGACAAGTCGGTGTCGCTGCTGTGGGCGTTCGGGGACGATGAGGTCCGCAGGCACGTCGTCGAGGCGTTCGAGGAAGCCACCGCCGAGGCGGTCGCCTACCTGGAGTCGGTCGCTTCCTCGACCCGGGGAGCATCCCGGGTGCCCGTCACCGATCGCGGAGGCAAGCCGATCCTCGATCACGATGGGACGACCCGCTTTCGAGTGGAAACCTGGCCGATTCGGACCACCGGGTACCTGGCCGCGTGGTTCACCGAGTTCACCAGCCGCAGCGACGACCCCCAGCTCCACACCCACGTCGTCGTAGGCAACCGGGTCGAGGGTGTCGACGGCGTCTGGCGGGCCATCGATGGACGACTCTTGTACCGTCACCAACTCGACGCCGGATACCTCCACGAAGCGGAACTGCGCAGTCGGCTCAGCGAACGACTCGGTGTTCGCTGGCAGCCCGTCCGCAACGGGATGGCCGACATCGAAGGCTTCACCCGCGACCAGATCACGGCCTTCTCCCAGCGACGCCAGGAAATCGAGGAGTGGCGGGACTCGCACGGCTTCGCCGACACCCCAGCTGCCAACGAAACCGCCACCCTGGCAACTCGCACACCCAAGCAAGAACACCCGGTCGATGCTCTAATGCCCTCGTGGCTCGATCGCGGCGCCGACGTCGGGCTGACCCCAGCCTCGGTGGCCGCGTTCCTTGAGCAAGGGCGCGAGGTCGAAATGCCTGAGCCCGAACCGGTATTCGATCGTATGGCATCGGCCGAGGGGCTCACCGCCCAGGCATCCACCTTTGGGCGAGCGGACGTGATCGCCGCCGCCGCAGAGGCTTTGCCTGAAGGAGGACGACGAGCCCAGATCGAGGGCCTCGCCGACACCTTCCTGCACCGTGCTGAAGTGATCCCGATCCTCCCGAGTCATTTAGCGACGGACCCACTGGGTGACCTGTCGATCAACCTTGAGCCCGCCGAACTCGACCGACTCCTCGAACTCGTCAACTCGGCGAACGCTCCCATCATGCGACGCGCGAACGGCGACACCTTTCCCGGACTGGTCAACGAACGCCGCTACACCACCGCCGAACTCCTAACCATCGAACAGCGAATCATCGACCGCGCCCAGAACGGAATCGCAGCCCAACGGTGGATTGTCCCTGAGGCGCGTGTCGATGCCGTTCTCGCGACTCAACAGAACCTCACCGATGGGCAGCGGGCGATGGTCCGTCAGTTCGCCAATTCCGGAAACGCTATCGACATCGGCGTTGGAGCGGCCGGGACCGGCAAGACGACCGTCATGGCCACCATCGAGGAACTCGCCACCGAAACTGGAACCCCCGTCATTGGAACGGCGCTGGCCGCCCGAGCCGCCGCCGGATTCGAAACCGCCACCGGCATCCCCTCAGCCACCATCACCCGCTTCCTATGGGAAACCAAAGCATCCGGTGGCCTCCCAACCGGTGCCATCGTTGTCGTCGACGAGGCAGGCATGGTCGGCAGCCGCCACCTCGCCGAGGTCTCCGACCTGGTCGAATCAGCATCCGGGAAACTCATCCTGATCGGCGACCACCGCCAACTCGCCGAGATCGACGCCGGCGGCCTGTTCGCCGCGCTCACGGCTCGCCTCCCCGCCATCGAGCTGACCGAGAACGTCCGACAGGACCAGGAATGGGAGCGAACCGCACTGGCGGAACTCCGCCATGGTTCGATCTCCCGGGCGGTAGCCATGTACGACCGGCGCGGACTGATCAACGTTGCCGCCACCCCCGATGACCCCATCACCCAAGCCGTCGCCGCCTGGCACCGCGACGTCCAAGACACCGGTGGCCCCGCCCAAGTGCTACTCATTGGGCACCGCAACACCACCGTCGACCAGCTCAACCAGCAGGCTCGCGCCCGCATCGCTGAATCCGGATTGCTCCACGGACCGACGGTGAACGCTGGCGACCGCCAGTTCCAGACTGGAGACAGAGCCGTGTGCCTCAAGAACCGCCCCAAGCTGGGTGTGCTCAACGGCGACCTCGCCACCGTCACCGGAATCGACACCGAACGGCGCACGATCACGCTCAGACTCGACCGCAACGACAAGATTGTGACCGTCCCACATTGGTACATCGACGAAGGCAACCTCGACTGGGGCTACGCCCTCACGGGCCACAAGGCCCAAGGCGCAACCGCCCGGCGTGCCCACACGGTCGCTGGGGACGGCGTCGACCGAGAATGGATCTACGTCACCATGAGCCGAGGCCGCGAAGCCAACACGCTCTACCTCACCGATCCAGACCTCAACGAGAGCGAATGCACGCACCTGACCCACCAACACCCCGAGCGGCTGCCCACCCTCATCACGGCCCTAGGCCGGACGGCCACGGAGCCGGCGGCTTCTGACACCGGACGGGGACCCCGGACCCTCACCGACCGACAACTGAACGAGCGCGTGGCGGCCCTGGAAGTACAACTTGATTCCAGACGAGTCACCGAGTCCGTCGAAGGTCGGGACGAACTTCTTGCTGAATACATCGCCCTCCACCAGGAGACACGGGCCCGACATCGAGACCGGCTCGACGCCATCGCGTACGAGCCACCTGGATGGATCGTCGATGTCATCGGCGAGCGGCCCGCCGACCCCGATCGACGCGCAGCGTGGGAGCGGATCGTCGATCGAGTGGTTTACATCCGAACCCATCTTGATGTCCCCGACGATGCCCGCAATCTCTTGGGTCCTCAGCCTCCCAGTTGGGACGTTGTCAGACGAGCATCATGGATGGTCGCCCGCCGGAGCATTGAAGAAGATGTCCGAGAACTGAACGGTTCAAACAGTCGAGGCCTTGACGCAATCGCTCGCTGA
- a CDS encoding ArdC-like ssDNA-binding domain-containing protein, with protein METAERKTSGDDAVDRLHQQLQDSLQELVTSEDWQRALSVAARFHDYSFANTRLIWAQSIARGSTLSRVAGYRAWQKLGRHVRKGERGLQILAPVIRKVTPDNGEEEERRVVGFRVVHVFDIAQTDGDPLPEVPITLVEGDLPSHWEQVRGLITESGFDLQVADIERLGEANGITDWKRRDVVVRASLPGAQRFKTAVHELAHIRLHEPNSDGRPSCRGIVEVEAESVAYMVCAGLGIDSAGYSLGYVASWSGGDLTKVAATANRVIGCARQVLAQIEQERQLGREAVSSGSRMEVRDRESPQRTPAPTARSDLEAAVNAATAFYQRQLHEPAGAAAVECLGGRGIDTEAIDLWQLGYAPDSWQALTTALRKQGFSDDLLLGAGVAGRSRYARVYDRMRNRVIFPIHDEHGEPRGFAGRLLTGDGPKYLNTPETDLYQKRSLLYGFHLARQPIVETGNAVVVEGYTDAIAAHQAGITNVVATAGTALTPEHLETLSRITANVTLLFDGDQAGVLAVERAGVLDQAKNSIRVSVAHLPPGLDPAELLARDTQALMQVLTTAVPIEHHLIDQIIANHNLEEPEAMARAIHAATEVIRSVGYADIRHAATAHLATRIGRDEQLIHTYLEQSLQRQPHKRGRARTLGIA; from the coding sequence GTGGAAACAGCAGAACGAAAGACCAGCGGAGACGATGCGGTGGATCGACTCCACCAGCAGCTCCAGGACTCGCTGCAGGAACTCGTCACCTCGGAGGATTGGCAGCGGGCGCTGTCGGTCGCGGCCCGCTTCCACGACTACTCGTTCGCCAACACCCGCTTGATCTGGGCCCAGTCGATCGCTCGCGGGTCTACGCTGAGCCGGGTTGCCGGCTATCGGGCTTGGCAGAAACTCGGCCGCCACGTCCGCAAGGGTGAGCGGGGACTCCAGATCCTTGCCCCGGTCATCCGCAAGGTCACACCCGACAACGGAGAGGAGGAAGAGCGCCGGGTCGTCGGGTTCCGAGTCGTCCACGTCTTCGACATCGCCCAGACCGACGGCGACCCCCTCCCCGAGGTGCCGATCACGCTCGTCGAAGGCGATCTCCCCTCTCACTGGGAGCAAGTTCGTGGGCTCATCACCGAATCCGGTTTCGACCTCCAGGTCGCCGACATCGAGCGGCTCGGTGAAGCCAACGGCATCACCGACTGGAAGCGACGAGACGTGGTTGTGCGTGCCAGCCTGCCCGGCGCCCAGCGGTTCAAGACAGCAGTTCACGAACTCGCCCACATCCGGCTGCACGAGCCGAACTCCGACGGTCGGCCTTCGTGTCGGGGCATCGTCGAGGTTGAGGCCGAGTCCGTCGCGTACATGGTCTGTGCCGGTTTGGGGATCGACAGTGCTGGCTATAGCCTCGGATATGTGGCGTCGTGGAGCGGAGGCGACCTCACCAAGGTGGCCGCCACCGCCAACCGGGTGATCGGTTGTGCTCGCCAGGTGCTCGCCCAGATCGAGCAGGAACGCCAACTCGGCCGTGAGGCGGTTTCGTCCGGTTCCCGGATGGAAGTACGGGATCGGGAGTCTCCACAGCGGACACCAGCGCCTACCGCCCGATCGGACCTCGAGGCGGCCGTCAACGCCGCCACGGCGTTTTACCAACGCCAACTCCACGAGCCAGCCGGGGCGGCGGCAGTCGAGTGTCTCGGCGGCCGTGGCATCGACACGGAGGCGATCGATCTGTGGCAGCTGGGCTATGCACCCGACTCATGGCAGGCGTTGACCACGGCGCTCCGCAAGCAAGGCTTCAGCGATGACCTACTCCTCGGGGCCGGCGTTGCCGGCCGATCTCGGTACGCGCGCGTCTACGACCGGATGCGCAATCGAGTGATCTTTCCCATCCATGATGAGCACGGTGAACCAAGAGGCTTCGCCGGACGGCTCCTCACCGGAGACGGGCCTAAGTATCTCAACACTCCCGAGACCGACCTGTACCAGAAGCGGTCCTTGCTCTACGGCTTCCACCTCGCCCGCCAGCCCATCGTCGAGACCGGCAACGCAGTCGTCGTTGAGGGCTACACCGATGCCATCGCCGCCCACCAAGCGGGGATCACCAACGTCGTGGCAACGGCCGGCACAGCCCTCACTCCGGAGCACCTGGAGACGCTCAGCCGGATAACCGCCAACGTGACTCTCCTCTTCGACGGAGATCAGGCCGGCGTATTAGCAGTCGAGCGTGCAGGTGTCCTCGACCAGGCCAAGAACTCCATACGGGTTTCGGTCGCACACCTTCCTCCGGGGCTCGATCCAGCGGAGCTTCTCGCACGTGACACACAAGCTCTCATGCAGGTACTCACCACCGCTGTCCCGATCGAACACCACTTGATCGATCAGATCATCGCCAACCACAACCTCGAGGAACCCGAGGCCATGGCTCGGGCGATCCACGCGGCGACCGAGGTGATCCGGTCCGTTGGCTATGCGGACATACGCCATGCGGCCACTGCACACCTCGCGACTCGCATCGGTCGAGACGAGCAGCTCATTCACACCTACCTCGAGCAGAGCCTTCAGCGGCAGCCACACAAGAGGGGCCGAGCACGAACGCTAGGCATCGCCTGA
- a CDS encoding HigA family addiction module antitoxin, translating into MMGEQQARTRFTPDYARSPGTTLAAALDELGYTQAAVANRAGISRKHLNQIIKGSAALSPDTALRLEKVTGISAAMWNGLEAHYREHLSRMQEESEFAGDVTWLDELPVAELIRRGWIEKCRDKVDQLREVLRFFGVADRSAWETVWQKPTAYRRSPAFTSHPGAVAAWLRYGEIQAQEIECAPFDRSRFRQALSELRAATRLTQPQWTSALVSVCAEAGVAVVIEPEVQGASINGAVRWLTPEKALIQLSGRYHRADFLWFTFFHEAGHLLLHGKRETFIDMDDGDTDDIERAAEAFAARTLIPDEYEAELDELNTAADIVAFADEIGIHPGIVAGRLQRERDQYNKWPSLIQRLVF; encoded by the coding sequence ATGATGGGCGAACAGCAAGCACGCACTCGGTTTACGCCGGACTACGCGCGCTCGCCTGGGACGACCCTGGCTGCAGCGCTCGATGAACTCGGCTACACGCAGGCAGCGGTCGCTAATCGTGCCGGCATCTCAAGGAAACACCTCAACCAGATCATCAAGGGATCGGCTGCTCTGTCTCCAGATACGGCGCTGCGGCTCGAGAAGGTCACGGGCATATCGGCGGCGATGTGGAACGGGCTTGAAGCTCACTACCGGGAGCACCTCTCCCGCATGCAGGAGGAGTCGGAGTTTGCTGGTGACGTGACGTGGCTCGACGAGCTTCCGGTAGCTGAGCTCATTCGCCGTGGCTGGATCGAGAAGTGCCGAGACAAGGTCGACCAGTTGCGAGAGGTGCTGCGCTTCTTTGGCGTGGCGGACCGCTCCGCTTGGGAAACGGTCTGGCAGAAACCGACCGCGTATCGTCGATCACCAGCGTTCACGAGTCATCCGGGAGCGGTCGCAGCGTGGTTGAGGTATGGAGAGATCCAAGCGCAGGAGATCGAGTGCGCCCCTTTCGACCGATCGCGATTCCGTCAGGCGCTCAGCGAGTTGCGGGCCGCCACTCGCTTGACGCAGCCGCAATGGACCTCTGCCCTCGTGTCTGTCTGCGCAGAAGCCGGCGTCGCAGTCGTCATCGAGCCCGAGGTCCAGGGCGCCAGCATCAACGGTGCCGTTCGGTGGCTCACCCCCGAGAAAGCTCTGATCCAGCTCAGCGGCAGGTACCACCGTGCCGACTTCCTGTGGTTCACCTTCTTCCACGAGGCTGGTCACCTTCTTCTACACGGCAAACGCGAGACGTTCATCGACATGGACGATGGCGACACGGACGACATCGAACGTGCGGCTGAAGCTTTCGCTGCCCGCACCCTGATTCCCGACGAGTACGAGGCCGAGCTGGATGAGCTGAATACCGCAGCGGACATAGTGGCGTTCGCCGATGAGATCGGTATCCATCCAGGGATCGTTGCCGGGCGACTCCAGCGAGAGAGAGACCAGTACAACAAATGGCCGAGTCTCATACAGCGACTGGTGTTTTAG
- a CDS encoding killer suppression protein yields MTTWGKRQGDLIALRLTQLAAAPTLVDMRGPGLGRCHELTGDRQGQLSLDLVHPQRLIIEPIEPTPRTQDGGLDWAAVIGVVVVEIADTH; encoded by the coding sequence GTGACGACTTGGGGCAAGAGGCAAGGTGACCTGATCGCGCTTCGGCTCACGCAGCTCGCGGCCGCGCCAACCCTGGTGGACATGCGGGGTCCTGGCCTTGGCCGCTGCCACGAGTTGACCGGGGATCGGCAAGGCCAGCTGAGCCTTGATCTCGTGCATCCGCAGCGATTGATCATTGAGCCGATCGAGCCGACACCCCGAACACAGGATGGGGGACTCGACTGGGCTGCGGTAATCGGCGTAGTTGTCGTCGAGATCGCAGACACGCATTAG
- a CDS encoding helix-turn-helix transcriptional regulator codes for MGRRKVSEADWSRAERLGRALQALRKGHSTTQAHLASESGVSVDTIRKLERGGIAYPALFIVSAVVDELEGSLDELVDAVEEAP; via the coding sequence GTGGGACGACGCAAAGTAAGCGAGGCGGATTGGTCAAGGGCGGAAAGGCTCGGTCGCGCGCTGCAGGCACTTCGTAAGGGGCACAGCACAACACAGGCACACCTTGCGTCGGAGAGCGGTGTGTCAGTCGACACGATCCGGAAGCTCGAGCGGGGTGGTATCGCCTACCCGGCGCTGTTCATCGTCTCGGCTGTTGTTGACGAGCTTGAGGGGAGTCTCGACGAGCTAGTGGACGCTGTTGAGGAGGCGCCGTGA